From the genome of Paludisphaera rhizosphaerae, one region includes:
- a CDS encoding DUF3987 domain-containing protein, with protein MSPELKELPATAGPALPPRDSHGRTPRAVALALLAKGFHPVALYSAAEEPNGKGKRPIGSAWGDHRQTLNADGLGRKFDDHPDAGVGICLGPGRTRWGRWLIDVEVDGPEGEDSFLRLVGGEIVETMGWTSARGRHRLFLVVDDFLGLLQAAGAVEGKGSQKGVFHLPDFRGLEIRVGGEKEGGSLKQLQSACPPTVGTDGKPREWTGGWDVAELPDAALAALEAVAERAAVRAESGSPPAPAVESQPSEGWAIPVTTPGDPAGRKERYARNGFEAELARVAAAVEGERNTTLNRASFAIGQLVGAGAVSGAEATAGLTQAALSIGLGEEEARNTIRSGLEAGMGRPRDLSNVGVQAPMMSSAAPNGPGGEGDDEWPPLKIGMAPDVEPFPLELLPHPARRLVEVAAESIGCPVDFVAAGVLGAASAAIGRSAELEVKPGYRESAALFIAAVGGPSSGKSPAISIAMKPIRDLEIQARAEWEEEHRAWKQTKEEDRGEEPALRRIYTTDPTTEALGPILQANPRGMAITPDELTKFILGMDQYKGGKGGDRPFYLSAWSGHPVQVDRAKNALKPIFVPHPFLTVAGGLTPDMGSSLVEGKGRDDGFIARFLFCFPEPIPRPYSRRGVHPEVAEDWRRLVNGLWARPMLETDAGPRPNVVRMTPAAADAWFGACNAHRAEMYAIDFPRSLEGCWGKLEQYAARLALVLHLMHDSAPLRGIIQQPPDVQPATIEAAWRLVGYFKSHALRFHAQGRATVIPDIAMAILEWVMKHEIERFTERDIRRSSTRFENNIAGVAEAIRWMRDHGAIRAASPPSVSPRAGRPQAPAWDVHPVILKGGIAR; from the coding sequence ATGAGCCCCGAGTTGAAGGAACTGCCGGCGACGGCCGGCCCGGCGCTTCCGCCACGCGACTCGCACGGGAGGACGCCGCGGGCGGTCGCGCTGGCCCTGCTCGCGAAGGGGTTCCATCCCGTCGCCCTCTATTCGGCGGCCGAGGAGCCGAATGGCAAGGGCAAGCGTCCGATCGGGTCCGCCTGGGGCGATCACAGGCAGACGCTGAACGCCGACGGGCTCGGGCGGAAATTCGACGACCACCCCGATGCGGGCGTCGGGATCTGCCTGGGGCCGGGGAGGACCCGTTGGGGCCGCTGGCTGATCGACGTCGAGGTCGACGGCCCCGAGGGCGAGGATTCCTTCCTCCGCCTGGTGGGCGGCGAGATCGTCGAGACGATGGGCTGGACTTCGGCCAGGGGCCGGCATCGGCTGTTCCTCGTGGTAGATGATTTCCTCGGCTTGCTCCAGGCGGCCGGCGCGGTCGAGGGGAAGGGAAGTCAGAAGGGGGTGTTTCATCTGCCCGACTTCCGGGGGCTCGAAATCCGGGTCGGCGGCGAGAAGGAGGGCGGTAGCCTCAAGCAGCTGCAATCCGCCTGCCCGCCGACCGTCGGGACCGACGGCAAGCCTCGCGAGTGGACCGGCGGCTGGGACGTCGCCGAGCTGCCGGACGCGGCGCTCGCCGCGCTGGAAGCCGTCGCCGAGAGGGCGGCCGTCCGCGCGGAGTCGGGTTCGCCCCCTGCGCCGGCGGTCGAATCGCAGCCGTCGGAGGGATGGGCCATCCCCGTCACGACTCCGGGCGATCCCGCCGGGCGCAAGGAGAGGTACGCGCGGAACGGCTTCGAAGCCGAGCTGGCCAGGGTCGCGGCCGCCGTCGAGGGGGAGCGGAACACGACCCTCAACCGCGCCTCGTTCGCGATCGGCCAACTGGTCGGGGCCGGGGCGGTTTCGGGAGCCGAAGCGACGGCCGGATTGACGCAAGCGGCCCTCTCGATCGGCCTGGGCGAGGAAGAGGCGAGGAACACGATCCGAAGCGGCCTGGAGGCCGGCATGGGACGCCCTCGCGACCTGTCGAACGTGGGCGTCCAGGCCCCGATGATGTCCTCGGCCGCCCCGAATGGGCCTGGGGGCGAGGGTGACGACGAGTGGCCTCCCCTGAAGATCGGGATGGCCCCCGACGTCGAGCCCTTTCCGCTGGAACTGCTGCCGCACCCGGCCCGGCGCCTCGTCGAGGTGGCTGCCGAGTCGATCGGCTGCCCGGTCGACTTCGTCGCGGCCGGCGTGCTGGGGGCCGCCTCGGCGGCGATCGGCCGATCGGCCGAGTTGGAGGTGAAGCCGGGATACCGGGAATCGGCGGCCCTCTTCATCGCGGCCGTGGGCGGCCCGTCGAGCGGCAAGTCGCCGGCGATCTCCATCGCGATGAAGCCTATCAGGGATCTTGAGATCCAGGCGCGGGCCGAGTGGGAGGAGGAGCACAGGGCCTGGAAGCAAACGAAGGAAGAGGACCGAGGCGAGGAGCCGGCGCTCCGGCGGATCTACACGACTGACCCGACGACCGAGGCCCTGGGGCCGATCCTCCAGGCCAATCCGAGGGGGATGGCGATCACGCCCGACGAGCTGACGAAGTTCATCCTCGGCATGGACCAGTACAAGGGCGGCAAGGGGGGCGACCGCCCGTTCTACCTCAGCGCCTGGAGCGGCCACCCAGTCCAGGTCGACCGGGCGAAGAACGCCCTGAAGCCGATCTTCGTGCCCCACCCGTTCCTGACCGTCGCGGGCGGCCTCACGCCCGACATGGGCTCGTCCCTCGTCGAGGGGAAGGGCCGCGACGACGGGTTCATCGCCCGGTTCCTCTTCTGCTTCCCGGAGCCGATTCCTCGTCCCTACTCTCGCCGAGGGGTCCACCCGGAGGTCGCAGAGGACTGGCGGCGCCTCGTCAACGGCCTGTGGGCTCGTCCGATGCTCGAAACCGACGCCGGCCCTCGGCCGAACGTGGTGCGGATGACCCCCGCCGCCGCCGACGCCTGGTTCGGCGCCTGCAACGCCCACCGCGCCGAGATGTACGCGATCGACTTCCCCCGCAGCCTGGAAGGTTGCTGGGGCAAGCTCGAACAGTACGCGGCCCGGCTCGCCCTGGTCCTCCACCTGATGCACGACTCCGCCCCGCTCCGCGGGATCATCCAGCAACCCCCGGACGTGCAGCCGGCGACGATCGAGGCGGCATGGCGGCTGGTCGGCTACTTCAAGAGCCACGCCCTGCGCTTCCACGCCCAGGGCCGGGCGACCGTCATCCCCGATATCGCGATGGCGATCTTGGAATGGGTCATGAAACACGAGATCGAACGCTTCACCGAACGCGATATCCGGCGCTCCAGCACGAGATTCGAGAACAACATCGCCGGTGTCGCCGAGGCGATCCGATGGATGCGGGACCATGGAGCTATCCGAGCCGCTTCGCCACCCTCGGTCTCGCCTCGGGCCGGACGCCCCCAGGCTCCCGCCTGGGATGTTCATCCCGTCATCCTCAAAGGCGGCATCGCGCGATGA
- a CDS encoding dsDNA nuclease domain-containing protein codes for MAHETPEPAPRRRGPCKKKPGPSSESPQPKTPPTIAAGPTDPTAVHDASDPGDAVLQCFRYQLAYGVILLAMARRGLLPYVALWCEHHEDFLAHRDDGKFDAYQIKTSRPENGAWKMSDLEMVKSIGRFVDLVAEFGDRIGTLYFVSNTDYDHCTDDYRVARRRRRRPVSFLRHVCSCESHEEIAAPYDETFLELQGQCACQPEQLFVVLKRMDLRLGPPRISYQADVAHEHIGRLSDCSMLAPARLDEYLEDLIGVVFRASSLVSTDPMRHVRSLVHGADIDPILAAKRLSVAEVMVYRPRTPQANGFRFPGPPTIQLGAPSRSGILREKLERGHLGEQFDYLRGRELAAEYNQLEDVHRSPEQAQRELKQLEEVVLGECSEAHLRARLDGEPFGPRMMVAVQDRLRRLADSEPARVCHKPYDYLLGMVSALTGDTRVWWSPRFPIQEPAA; via the coding sequence ATGGCGCACGAAACTCCAGAGCCTGCCCCACGCCGGCGCGGGCCTTGCAAGAAGAAGCCTGGGCCGTCGTCTGAGTCGCCCCAGCCGAAAACACCCCCGACGATCGCGGCGGGTCCTACCGATCCCACTGCAGTTCACGACGCCTCCGACCCAGGCGACGCAGTTCTGCAGTGTTTCCGGTATCAGCTTGCTTATGGGGTCATCCTTCTCGCCATGGCCCGGCGCGGACTCTTGCCCTACGTCGCGCTCTGGTGTGAACATCACGAAGATTTCCTCGCCCACCGGGACGACGGGAAATTCGACGCTTACCAGATAAAGACCTCACGCCCCGAAAACGGGGCGTGGAAGATGAGCGATCTGGAGATGGTCAAGAGCATCGGCCGATTCGTCGACCTGGTCGCCGAATTCGGAGACCGGATCGGCACTCTCTACTTCGTCTCAAACACCGATTACGATCATTGCACGGACGACTACCGCGTGGCCAGACGCAGGCGGCGTCGACCTGTTTCGTTCTTGAGGCACGTATGCTCGTGCGAGAGCCATGAGGAGATCGCGGCACCGTATGATGAAACCTTCCTCGAGCTGCAGGGCCAATGCGCTTGCCAGCCCGAGCAACTCTTCGTCGTCCTGAAAAGGATGGACTTGAGGCTGGGGCCGCCACGGATTTCATATCAAGCGGATGTCGCACATGAACATATCGGCCGGCTTTCTGACTGTTCGATGTTGGCTCCCGCTCGCCTCGACGAGTATCTGGAGGATTTGATCGGCGTGGTCTTCCGGGCCTCGTCTCTCGTGTCCACGGATCCTATGAGGCACGTCCGTTCGTTGGTCCACGGGGCCGACATTGATCCGATACTTGCGGCCAAGCGACTGAGCGTCGCCGAAGTGATGGTGTACCGCCCTCGCACGCCTCAGGCGAACGGTTTTCGTTTCCCTGGTCCGCCTACAATTCAGCTCGGCGCCCCGAGCCGAAGCGGAATCCTTCGCGAGAAACTGGAGCGCGGCCACCTGGGCGAACAGTTCGATTATCTTCGAGGTCGAGAGCTCGCGGCCGAATACAATCAGCTGGAAGACGTTCATCGTTCGCCCGAACAGGCCCAGCGGGAACTCAAGCAACTCGAAGAAGTCGTCCTCGGCGAATGCTCCGAAGCCCATCTGAGAGCTCGGCTTGATGGCGAACCGTTCGGCCCGCGAATGATGGTGGCAGTCCAGGACCGACTGCGTCGCCTCGCGGACTCTGAACCAGCACGCGTGTGCCACAAGCCTTACGACTACCTCCTTGGCATGGTGAGCGCCTTGACGGGCGATACTCGGGTTTGGTGGAGCCCCCGCTTCCCCATTCAGGAGCCCGCAGCATGA
- a CDS encoding tetratricopeptide repeat protein: MTGDLEHGSELAARTALNIYMDFAREFSVDSALELLRKARSAGWHSIDNKVCQAICRLSSRFQAEDIDELELTLRDNMSDTTSLIVVLWVLFMNDSINSIHERRNRLITRIITEIPDHDIRELPLITPSMNDTEFWQECLSLWVAQVRVWRNNPAVLGNAAQFASFCDYNTSAEWFLQCKRVDPTNPAWPHQLGLLYLREQNRRGVPTDHEVLSAMAISELEQALSLSKHADDKPAVEIDLMTALFDNRRFAEARSHANSLIRECHINPDPWQRGLSVFNSNTILGLMSLAEGDAAKAKDHLLASVTPPDEQIYYFFPPRVFEMLLAKKLLKNGEFASVRSFLILCSKASDPDSSIFSKWIREIDQGLTPDLGSHLYKDSSG; the protein is encoded by the coding sequence ATGACAGGCGATCTTGAGCACGGAAGCGAGTTGGCGGCGCGCACGGCACTCAACATCTATATGGATTTTGCGCGAGAATTCTCGGTCGACAGCGCATTGGAACTTCTACGCAAGGCTCGCAGCGCCGGTTGGCATAGCATTGACAACAAAGTTTGCCAAGCCATATGTCGTTTATCCTCGAGATTTCAGGCCGAGGATATAGATGAGCTTGAACTCACATTACGCGACAACATGTCAGACACAACCTCGCTAATTGTTGTTCTATGGGTATTGTTTATGAACGATAGCATCAATAGCATTCATGAACGGCGAAATAGGTTGATCACCAGAATCATAACTGAAATACCCGATCACGATATTCGCGAACTCCCTCTCATTACCCCTTCCATGAACGATACTGAGTTCTGGCAAGAATGCTTGAGTCTGTGGGTGGCTCAAGTGCGCGTGTGGAGGAATAACCCTGCCGTTCTCGGCAATGCCGCTCAGTTTGCGAGCTTCTGTGACTACAACACAAGCGCCGAATGGTTTCTTCAATGCAAACGCGTCGACCCGACCAACCCGGCCTGGCCTCACCAATTGGGACTGCTATATTTACGCGAGCAAAATAGACGCGGAGTACCGACTGATCATGAAGTTCTTTCTGCTATGGCAATCTCCGAGCTTGAGCAAGCCTTGAGCTTGTCGAAACACGCCGATGATAAACCTGCAGTAGAAATTGATTTAATGACTGCGCTTTTTGACAACAGAAGATTCGCAGAAGCTCGTTCGCACGCAAATTCGTTGATTAGGGAATGTCACATCAATCCAGATCCTTGGCAACGAGGCCTGTCTGTATTCAATAGCAATACCATATTAGGTCTCATGTCGCTTGCGGAAGGAGACGCTGCCAAGGCCAAGGACCATCTCTTGGCTTCCGTAACGCCACCGGATGAGCAAATTTATTACTTCTTTCCTCCCAGGGTGTTTGAGATGCTTCTAGCCAAGAAGCTGTTAAAAAACGGCGAATTTGCATCTGTGCGTTCTTTCCTCATTCTTTGCTCCAAGGCTAGCGATCCAGATTCATCGATCTTTTCAAAATGGATCCGAGAAATCGACCAAGGATTAACCCCCGATCTTGGATCGCACTTATATAAAGATTCATCCGGTTGA